One genomic window of Cottoperca gobio chromosome 10, fCotGob3.1, whole genome shotgun sequence includes the following:
- the n4bp3 gene encoding NEDD4-binding protein 3-A — MATSVQTLPLTRGPNKNFRNPLPLLSRCGMGSVGSLVERPDVSPTKGSRAVPQVRPKQTNSLLKKGFTQRELLNYLNITRKEPKASGDGKKDDISGLGSACGREEDNLYAKVYNKDGTEVDLTKNSLPSAGKYEKARLRSAFKPVTPKNFCSMQNLYPSSKSEDVDHGLSNGLHRAYAHVPKAVSTSSSSSSPSRHGAPTSSGNKALSSVRGMSQEDDNLSDSGHNSMSSLPPYRPPFRPHLSHISASMGHINTIGSLDRTSLGQKAVGPGGVAIGEMACRSMATLSRLVPYGGEAPPPYEWTLSLSVEEVVRDLEERLVEKEHELKQMKRNLDESEGAIAQVFEGKQRLWEKEVEELKHLYAAKLRQVSQHAQRSQRSLQLQLFKAQQEKNRLQEELDSLNRERSQEAGAMVKRTSPTLEETQWEVCQKSGEISLLKQQLRDSQAEVAHKLSEIFQLKTQVRETRTDLRNREGQIDALKLVLQGTQHRRCSSQTAHEEGKGAEESPSAGATGGCGGPTEERLRAELLLERRQSEGQAMAFEEERQTWQTEKDKVIRYQKELQASYLEMYHRNEALERELHQLRAGRELGGAAGAGAGGESRNGTLEREVPELRSEREGEKQDDRPSSGLPWIERIESSEI, encoded by the exons ATGGCAACCTCAGTCCAAACTCTTCCTCTGACCCGTGGCCCCAACAAAAACTTCCGTAACCCGTTGCCCCTCTTGTCCCGTTGCGGCATGGGAAGTGTAGGCAGTCTGGTGGAGAGACCAGATGTGTCTCCGACTAAAGGCAGCCGTGCAGTGCCTCAGGTGAGACCCAAACAGACCAACAGTCTCCTGAAGAAAGGCTTCACCCAAAGAGAGCTACTCAACTACCTCAACATCACCAG GAAAGAACCTAAAGCAAGCGGTGACGGTAAGAAGGACGATATCTCCGGCCTCGGCTCTGCCTGTGGCCGTGAGGAGGACAACTTATACGCCAAGGTCTACAACAAAGACGGCACCGAAGTAGATTTGACAAAGAACTCACTGCCAAGTGCGGGCAAGTATGAAAAG GCTCGTTTAAGGTCTGCCTTCAAGCCTGTCACCCCCAAAAATTTCTGCTCCATGCAAAACCTCTATCCATCTTCCAAGTCGGAGGACGTGGACCATGGCCTTTCCAACGGGCTGCACAGAGCCTACGCCCATGTCCCCAAGGCtgtctccacctcttcctcctcttcctcaccctccCGTCACGGAGCACCGACATCCAGTGGTAACAAG GCCCTCTCCTCGGTGCGTGGGATGAGCCAGGAGGATGACAATCTGTCAGACTCGGGCCATAACTCCATGAGCAGCCTGCCGCCATACAGGCCTCCCTTCCGCCCACACCTGTCTCACATCAG TGCGTCTATGGGACACATCAACACCATCGGCTCCCTGGACCGCACCTCTCTGGGCCAGAAGGCTGTGGGGCCAGGGGGCGTGGCCATAGGAGAGATGGCCTGTCGGAGCATGGCAACCCTGAGCCGTCTGGTTCCATATGGAGGGGAAGCTCCACCTCCTTATGAATGGacactctccctgtctgtggagGAAGTG GTCCGGGATCTGGAGGAGCGCCTGGTTGAGAAAGAACACGAGCTGAAACAGATGAAGAGAAACCTGGATGAGAGTGAGGGCGCCATCGCTCAG GTGTTCGAAGGGAAACAGCGTCTGTgggagaaggaggtggaggagctgaaaCACCTGTATGCCGCCAAGCTGCGTCAGGTTTCCCAGCATGCCCAGCGCTCCCAGCGCAGCCTGCAGTTGCAGCTGTTCAAAGCCCAGCAGGAGAAGAACCGACTTCAAGAGGAGCTCGACAGCCTGAATAGGGAAAGAAGCCAGGAGGCTGGAGCCATGGTGAAGAGAACCAGTCCCACTCTGGAGGAGACGCAGTGGGAG GTTTGCCAGAAGTCAGGGGAGATCTCCTTGTTGAAGCAGCAGCTGAGGGACTCCCAGGCGGAGGTGGCCCACAAGCTAAGTGAGATCTTCCAGCTGAAGACGCAGGTCAGGGAGACCCGCACAGATCTGCGAAACAGAGAGGGCCAGATAGATGCACTGAAGCTAGTCCTGCAGGGGACACAGCATCGCAGGTGCTCCTCTCAGACTGCACATGAGGAGGGGAAAGGAGCTGAGGAGAGTCCTTCAGCTGGGGCAACAG GAGGCTGCGGGGGCCCTACAGAGGAGCGTCTGCGCGCAGAGCTCCTTCTGGAGCGACGCCAGAGCGAGGGCCAGGCCATGGCTTTTGAGGAAGAGAGGCAGACATGGCAGACAGAAAAGGACAAGGTCATCCGCTACCAGAAGGAGCTGCAGGCCAGCTACTTAGAGATGTACCACCGCAATGAAGCGCTTGAGAGGGAACTGCACCAGCTGAGGGCAGGCAGAGAGctaggaggagcagcaggagcaggagcaggaggagagagcagaaatgGGACATTGGAAAGAGAAGTGCCAGAGctgaggagtgagagagagggtgaaaAACAAGACGACAGACCTTCCTCTGGTTTGCCGTGGATAGAGAGAATTGAATCCTCTGAAATTTGA